Sequence from the Phragmites australis chromosome 6, lpPhrAust1.1, whole genome shotgun sequence genome:
TAGCCTCGTGACTGTCTCCGTTTTGTTCGTCTCACTTCGAGCGTTTGGTCTCGTCAGCACGGCACATGAAAAAGGCCAATGATAAGCGTTGGAATAAGCCATCAATCCTTAGCGTTACCGTTCAAGACTGGAAGTAATGCGGTACGGTCTCTATTTTCTCAAGAAGGTCCTACAAGTGTTTTCAATAGCCATTGTTTGGTATGAAAAGTACCACTGATCAACTAATATTATTCAGTGGTGGTGTGAAAGCAAATAGAGTCTTCTCCTTGATAACTGATATCATAGCATTGACTGGACGCTTATTTTATGATACTTTGCACACTATGttaatcttttaaaaaaagccTATTTGTCGTCTCTTAACTATGGATCtagtttaattttagtttcTAAACTAAAAAACCAGATTTTTTTCACCTCTAACTTCTAAAACCGTTCAGAATCTATCCTTCAGATCTTTTGAGGTTGGTTTTGCTTGCGTGACGATAGTAAGTCAGATTCGATGTCGGAAGACATGCTGAGTTAGCACATCTCTTTATCccatctcttttctctctctccttgttTCTTTGCTAAACATCCGCTCCGACTAATCTCTTCCATGTTCCGTTTCTTCCCCAAATCCAAAGAGCATATGAGCAGCACCATCTCTTCTTCTACAAATCAGAATAaagcaaaatcaaatccaaaccaCCACAGTGGAGCAAACCAAATCCACCTCTTCTCAGAGTATATCCATAGCCCAAAGGCCCCAAATCCACTCATTTCATCTCTTTCTTCCTCACCGGATACATCATATGCATGTACATCTATATGGCCACATCTTACAATTTGGTGCTCGTGACGGGGAGTAGAGTCTTGCGGGTGACTGCTCTGGCACCCAAGCCGTCCACGGGGGCCTTCATGGCAACACGCACAACTGTCCCAAGCATGACGCCCGCGGCAGCAAGGCCGAAGAATGAGCATGCGCAGATGGCCGCATGAAGGCCTCCAAATCCATGCTCGCCCTGTGCTCTCTGCCTCCCCATCCGAGGTCGCCCCGCTACCTCAAGCTTGGCTACGTTGACCCTGAGATGGCCCCTCACCAATAGCTCACCTGACAAGGAGAGTGGGCGTGCCTCCACTAGCGGACCTTCGGCCATGCCCACACCGCATCCCCTTAATGGTCAAGCTTTGTCAGCCTCACAATCGCCTTCTAGTGCCGCGATGTGACTTGGTAGGGAGCCACCCATAGAAGACATGGCGGTGGCGGCTTCCTGTAGGCCACGCACGGAAGATAAGGGGCGATGGCTCCGCTTCTTGCCAGCCATCATGGGAGCGGAGGGTGGTTGTAGGCCATTATGGGAGTGACAGGTGGACGGGGTCATGGAGGAGGGTGACTGGCCAGCCATCACGGGAGCAGCGAGTGGACAAGGTCAGGGAGGAGGGTGACCGGTCGGCCATCACGGGAGCGGCGAGTGGACGGGGTCGAGGAGAGGGGAGACCAGAGTAAGGGGAAAAGGAGCGGCAGCACAGTCGACCGAGTGGGGCGGAGGTGCGCAACGACGTTATCCTTGAGCGGCTGGCTGAAGCCGGTGGCGGTCACGAAGATCTTGAAGCAACACTCGGCTACAGAGGCGACCATGGTGCCCGAGTGATCTCagcagaggagagaggagcagtGGCAAGTAAAGTCAACCAGTGAGGGAGTTGGATGGATGCAATGGGCTAGGAGCAAGACTGAAGAGACTGGATGCAAATGAGGAAGAcggtaggagagagagaggagggaaggGAGGGAGAATAACTAGTCGTGCCATATCAGATCTGACTCAGCATTGTCACacaaacaaaccaatctcaaaAGGCCTGAGTGATAGATTCCGAACGGTTTTAGAAGTTGTAggcgagaaaaaaaaatctgattttcCAGCTTAAAGACAAAATTTAAACCGGACTTATAGTTGAGAGATGAGAAATagattttttcctaatttttctgCTGTTCAGGTTTCAAAACCTGAGAGATGCTCCCTACCACAGTCATTCTGATGTAGAAATGATATTCTGTTGCAGCTTCCCTTCACAATTGGGTTGTGATGTCGATCAATGTTAATTTAGATCTTTCATTCAAAAATTTCAAGTTAGATCAAACTGGTTCCTCATATCATATGGCACTGAGCAGCACTAGAATGGTACCATCAGCACGCACCGAACCACGACATCTCACTCTCAAACATATCTTCTAACATTATCGAAATGCCATAACTAGGACACCTAAATAAAGCAATCGATCAAAATGAGCTATCCTTTCATACATACATGTCTCCTTTTCCCAGATCTCGGATCCCCTTTATTTCCGGCTAAATTCAGTTCAACCCAATGGAGCCCTCGTGCCCATCACCATCTGGATGGAGAGCTGCCCCTTCACCTGTCCACATTAGCTTATTACATGCCCCCACCTTGTGCTCTTGTCCAAGAACTCTAGCCATGCGTGCCACGGATTCTTTCATTTGCCTTTGGAAAGTTTCAGTCGATCGTACGACCCGTCCCCAACCATGCATCAATGACCCACTAATGCAACCTACCAATGCCAATTGTACCGGCGATGACCCAGATGAACTGATGATGCTTGGCTTGCTCGCTTTCTTTCTGAAAGCTAATCTTGGATGTGGTCGATAGGACAGTAGCACAGCAGCAGTTACGTGACTGATGGACAACACTGACTTGGAGATGATGGACATGCATGTTCCTGATCAAACAAAGGACAATTCCCCGAAAATTGATGGCGACAAAACAAGGTGGTCTGCTGTGTGTATTGACCTGAGTGCCTGACTGAACAAAAGACCGGCTGGCCACGTCGAGCCCTGCCTTCACGACACTGGCACCAGCCACTACTATACTTATACGCCTACGGCCTAGTGTTTGGTCTTCGGTCATACTCTTATGGACGGACTCTAAGCTTTAACAACTCCTATGATTCTAATATCTtttttggtgtgtgtgtgtctcGCTATGTATGTTACCATCAGAACAAATGGAGTAGTAGTCTATCcatgttcagacttcagacaTATCTGATATCTGCAAGATGCTCTTATTTGACTAGGTTGTTTATTTAATCTATCTGATATCTGCAAGATGCCCTGATATTTCTGTGATCGATCAAGTCATGAGCATGAAATGTCGTCATCTCATCGACCGCTAGACGAGTACCCATGCCGACACATTGTTCATTTCCTTAACATCTCGGGCAGATGGATCCGGACCTTAATCTACAATTGTAATTCAAAACAGCCAAGATGTCCATGCACGGTCTGCACATGTATAcggcaaaaatacaaaattagataatatacgtaatcgtatttaccgaaatagataatatatcgtcgtatttataattttagcattcgtattcggcacctcgtttaccgaaaattgactttcggtatatcatatactaaaaatatcatattcggcatacggtgtgccgaaaatgaaaCTATAGGACCGTATTCAGCACTGTACCGAAAATAgaaatgaacagtaccgcgcaTAAACAGTGACATCAGTGTGTTTAAATTtcgcttttcttttttttcaaaacggtggtcttctgttactccaaaaaatttaaaactttttttacgtgtttcataatctatgtgcaacccattttaattagattcactaaaaaatcctttgtatatttaaaactaaaattctccaaaaaaactacttttataacttgtaataattgttagtgtctcaaataaattcccaaaaatctagaaaaattcactaatattcttcttatgtgatggactactttctaaaattatttccagccctagtttatatgatgaaaaagtgagtttctttgtaatgcttcatttacatgcaggaacttactttttcatcCTATAaactagggctagaaataatcttagaaattagtccatcatataagaagaatattagtgaatttttctagatttttgagaatttatttgagacactaacaattattacaagttataaaagtagtcttttttttaaagttttagttttaaatatacaaataatttttcggtgaattcaattaaaataggttgcaaatGGATTTTGAACgcataaaaaaagttttaaaatttttgaagtaacagaagaccaccgttttgaaaaagaggaaaagcaaaattcaaacgcactgaTGTTACTGTTGGCGTGTGCTACAGTActatttcggcacaccgtatatCGAATATGGAATATGGTATTTTTGATGTACAGTGTACtgaaagtcaattttcggtaaaCAAGGTACCacatacgaatgctaaaattgtaaatacgacgatatttaatctattttgataaatacggtcgcgtatattgtctaattttgtatttttgccgATGTATGCATGTTAGGTTCGTCATTTCCTTCTGTTCGGGCAGGTCATCGTTTTCTTCGGACTTCGGCCACCACacctactgctgctgctggctaTGCCACCACGAAGGGAACCAAGGCGGCACCGACGATCGGTTGGTCTGCTCAGCTAGCGGCACTAAACGTCACTGGCCGTGACTTGTAAGTAATCCGCGGCTGGCGCCATTCTGCTATGCGTTCACTCCATGCCCGAATATAACTCTGAAACTACTCCACTGTACGTACGTTTTCTGTTTTTCTGAACTTTACACTACACATACTAGCCCAAGCTTTCCCATGATAGAAAAATAGCCCTGGCTAGCTTTACAGAAGATCTAGACCACCAGAAGACAAATTCCACGTTTCTGAAGCTTCTTTTCCATCTGCAGGATCCGTGGTTTATGGGTTGGAGATATTGAACACAAATTTCCAGTACAGTTCAGTACGCAGCTGAGCTTTACTTGGCATGTTCCATATGTTTCGGCACCTAGTGGCACTTACACAAGCTCTCGTCTTTTCTCGTAGCAGCAGCGTTTGACTTCCTCTCGATCGAGGTGATGACAACAAGGCAAGAATCCAATCTTGATTTCAAAATAGGCAATGGCTTCCCACAGCCACCCATAGCAATTCTTGGGTCCAACCAATACGCGGGCCTGCCGCGTCGACCAGGtcaagcgaggaggaggtggagcgaTCCGTTCTTGGAGGCCGCGCACACGGGGCACGCGTCCACGGCCGCCTCGCACTCGCCGCACAGGCACAGGTGCCGGcacggcagcagcagcacgcaCGCGTCCGCCTCGCCGCACGACTTGCACGCCCTCGTCCTGACCCGCTCGACGGACGCCTCGTCTCCGTCCTGCTCGAAGCAGCACGACTGCGCGTCCTCGGCGTCGCCGTCACCCTCGGCGCGCGCGCTCGCGCCTTCGCCGGCGCATGGCGACTGAAGGAGCTTGTCGAGCGTTGCACGGAGaccggcggcgacggcctcgTGGCTCTTGGCGACACCCTGCCACGCCTGCCCCTCGGCGCTCATCTGCCGGAGCTTCTCCTCGAGCTCCGCGTTGCGCAATAGGGCGCGCTCTAGCTCCGACTCCGCGTCGCGTAACCGCCTCGCAGTTGCGTGCTCCACCGCGGACACCACCGCTCTGATGTGCCGGCGCCGTGCCTCCTCCAGCCCTGCTCTGAGCCGCTCATTCTGCGCGAAAAATCCAATCGAAACCGGACCGGATCAAACAACATTCACGACGGAGCTAAACAGAGCAGTGCTGCGTTGTTCGTGACGAGAAACCAACGCACCTCGATACGGATGAATGCGTCGATCTCGACGCTGTGGCGGTAGAGATGCAAAAGGAGGCCCTGTGAGACCGGCGCGGCGCTGGCCGGGCGCCCACTGGTGGACGCTGCACCAGAGCAGAGAACCCTGCTCTGCACGCCGCCCGGGGGCGCGAACACCTGCGGCATCGGCACGGGCGGCGGCAGCAGAGCGCCGTGCCCCTCCAGGATCAGACATGCGCTGGCGTCGCCCACCCGCGCGCGCTTCCTCGGCACGAAGCAGCAACTGTCGTGATTGTTGTTGTTGCAGGTGAGGTCGCTGGGCGGGTCTCTGAACACCGTGTTGCCGCCCACCACCTGCGGCATGGCAGCCAGCAGGTGGCCGCCGGCGGGCTCGTTGAGGAACACCGTGTCCAGCGCTGGCCTGTTAGAGACAACACGCAAGGATGATGAATGGAGACGTTGAAGTGGTTTACACGGAAGGATGCATTATGCATAAATAGGCTgaggaggggaaggagaggacCGCAGGGCGCGAGTGAAAACGAGGGAGGATGGGTTCATGCATGCCGCGCGGGGCAGCACGGATGAGAAGACGGACCTGATGGCGCGGGAGTCGTGGGGGAAGGCGTGGGCGGCATAGTACTGCGCCCGCACGGCCATCAGCTGCCTGTACACGAGACGACggcacgaggaggaggagatcgacaGGGATGGCGTCGGGCGGTGTCGTATTAGAGCAACGACTCGGCCGTGGGATCACGTATGCGTGGGTGGGGACGAGCAGAGCACGGTGGAGAACGAGGTTATATTAGCAGAGAGGGCGTTGGATTAAGCGGCAAGCGGAAAGAGAAGACACGTACGTCGGCGTGGGGTGGGTGATGGCGTTGCCTTGTGTTGGGTCAAGAGGCGACAAACGCAGCATATTTTCACGAACATACAAGCAAGCATGCAACGGATCCATGCCTTGGATTGATGGCGGGATGCGGATGCCTCATCTTTTCCCTTTCCCTGCTTTAGTAATTGGAGCTAGCTAATCCATacacatgcatgctaataaccATTACCCGCACGCCCCTAATTAGGAAAATGATTAATTAGTTACTTTTTAATTAGATCAACTAACCAAATTAGAAAAGTGATTAATCAGGCAACACTTGGGCTGGTAAATGCAATCACGCGCGTCGATCCACGGAGAGGAAAGACCACCTAATATGCATATATTCATCATCAAAAGTGATGTTTAAGGTTGAAATGCAAAATTCAGCATAACGTTTGCAATGAATTTACAACGATATTGAGAAGCAAACTAGGATAACTTTAAAACAAAACTAAAAAGCACTTTGTGATGTATTTGGTCAGCAAATTAAAAGTACTATATATGCAAATTCATACAAATATGGctagaaaaatttaaaatattatataggCAAATTCATACAAAATCTGCATATCATAGGCAATAATATTAGAATGATTTTGTGAAGCAAACTAGGATAACTATaaacaaaattgaaaaacaATTTAATGTATTTGTTTAGCATATTTGCGATATAGGCGAATTCATACAAATGTAAAAGACAAATTGGTCGAAAAATCATAAGCAATTTGTTGCATCTCTGCAAGCAAAAAACAATTCGACTGGCGATCTAGGAGGTAGTTGCGCCAGTGTGTAAGAATCAGATCATCACACCGTGAGGTCGCACGTGGGGTCAAGATGCAGGCGAAAGAGCATGACCGCTCATAGGggagtagggatgaaaacggacgggaacggtcgggaaaactctctaaccgttttcactttcatattttctctgccGGACGAAAAAGAAAACGGGATAGGCGGGAacgagaaaaaacaaaaacggtcggacataatcggagggtcgaaaacgaaccaatccgatcgGGAAAATaccggtatcggtcgggattcgaAAACACAAAATGAAAACACCGACCTACAAAATCATCAAGACATGTCAACATGTGTAAGTTTAACATTATCTTCAGATAACActgaattaataagtttaatgaaccaatccaatcagcaagtcgcattaaaataaaaaaatatcatatgctttttcgattcacatgacatattattttttatcaatatttcactcaaacaatacaagatacgaaGATACAACAATATAAGCTTTAGGACCGAGCAGTAGCTCGGTTGGTTCACTCTCAGTGGCAGACTGACAGGGACGGccagtcgtgggttcgatccctagGATCGACCCACGAGCCTCATCAGGGGTTTTTCCTTCGTAGTTAGGGGTATGCACACACGTGCCCGTTTAGCGAGAATATATCTGTAACGTGTATGCTTAGGGCATGCACGTGTGTGCGCGCGTTAGGCGTGAGTGTGATGTAAGTGGGTTATGTACGTCATGTTTTGTACCTCTCTAAAAAAGAACCACATAAACcttaactcgatactcgagcatataataaacataagtgataagtcttaaccaaagacataagtgagcgtaggggtgaaaacggacgGAAACAGTCAGAAAAACCCTctaccgttttcactttcacattttctcagaCGAACGAAAACGAAAACGGGATAGACGGGAACGAGAAAAAACGAAAACGAACTGAAAAAAGGGGATACGGCATCGAGACGGAACGGGATTTtcccgttccgttttcatccctagggaGGTCGATGAGGAGGTGGGTACCTGATTCATGACCTCAAGCGCTCTCCAGCTCTTGTACCAAGGCCTCGTAGACCATGGATGCTGGGATGGTGGGGGCTGCCCAGATTAGGTACCCCGTGCGCCGGTGCCTGCGCTCCATTTCCCCTGCCCCGCAAGCACCACCTGGATTCACCATAGATCATCGCTGTTAGCATAGCGGAAAATTGCAACAAAAGGATCCGGTCAATTTATCAGATAGGAGAGAGCATGAAAAGAACCCAATTCCAGGATGTACAAAACACAAACACAGTTCTGAAAATTCGACTAAGTACGCAGCAGATCTGACAATTTTACTACAAGAACAAATAAGATCGTGCAATCACAATGTGCCCATATGTACATAAAACATACCAGattggcaattttttttttgagaactTGCTTTTTAGAAAGGAAAGTATATGTCTACACAGTATAGTTCTGCAGACATGGTTCATTCACATCCACTagtattttttggaaaaaacaaaagaattgcATCGCACTATACCTTAGCTAAAATTTGCTTGACACATCTATATTTAAACAGGAAAATGCTTCACGTCCGACCAGTCATAGGACCAGGTACTACCCTGTGGGTACTGTAGCGCACGGCTGTGCCTTGAAGCCGGTCGGACGGCCTGATCGTACGTGTAACGGGGTCgatttaaacaaaaaaaaagagaggaagattACGCCACCCCGATGTTTAGCGTATCTCCAAAAACTAGCCGCACATATCTCTACTGTCAAGAGACCATACAATTTGACCGGCCTTAGTGTACACTGTGCTCTTGTTCCCTAAAATCAAGCCATGAGTAAGAAAAAGAAGTGAATAATAAGCAGGGAAAAAACCCAAAAGGCAACAAAGTACGTAGAAACAGGGGGAAATATGAATATGCAGATAGTGATCTAATTTGTTCATGTCATGTAAGTAGTTTATCTGTTTGACTAGGTCCCAACCATATATGCATTTGTTTGGACTTCAGCATGAACACCTCattctccatttctttttatgcCAAACATACAGACAGGCTAAAACTCATTCAATACATGCgtgaaagacaaaaaaaaaaaaaaaaaaatgataaagtTCATCTGTTATCCCCTCATCATACCAGATAATTAATAAGCAAATTTTTAGAAGTGCATGCAAATTATAGTGAATCCATAGACAAATTAGAAAaatgtgaaaagaaaaaaagaacaaaaaaagtTAGATTCTTAAGAGAAGTCATGAAAAATCTGTAAGTAGTTAAAGTTAGTTTTCTTAAGAAAATTAggccaaaaatctgagaaagcAATTCAGCGTGGAATTCAAAATGAAATCAAAGAAAACCAACTCCTTCTGTTACACCTCTTTCCGTACCAGATAATAGGCAAATTTGTTAAAAGGTGTAAGCAAATTATAGCGAATCCATAGACAATTTAGAATAATGAGAAAAgcaaataagaaaataaatgagGTTCTTAGGATCACCTTTTATATAAATCTGCTTATACATACTATGAAACATGCCTGTTAGGATATCAAATACATTCCTCAGGGAACAAAACCACAAAAATAGTTGCTTCATAGTAACTGAATTGTTACCACACTTGCATTGCAGAATAGCTTATGCTAACTCACAAAAATGCTCAGTgaaaatcaaatgaaagagACTTTGACACTAGTAAAAAATGGGAGATATGTTGCTGGTACCTATTTGATGTCGAGTTTCAGCTTCAACTCATTGCTAAAAGTAGATTGAACATTTGTGCATAATTGCTTTATGAAAGAATAAAGAATTGCTACCTGTttgaaaatgaaataaaatgGTAAAGATATTGAAGATAATGAAAAGAAATGCTTGATTCAAATCTCTAAATTGCTCAAAGTAGCAATAAAAATTATGCATAATTGTTTTATGAAATCATATAGAATTGCTAATTGTTTAAAATGCTAGAAAACTGAAGCTTATCAAAGTCAATAAGAAAGTGCTTTATGATACCATATAATTTCGGTTGTCACTTATTATACACAGGTTAGGAGAGAATTGGATTGATATCGATCATTGCAGTCCTTGTGTAAGTGGGATAACAAGTAAAGGCTTACAAGTTCCCACAATCATGTAGGTCGATCTAAATAGCTAATGATTGTCACAAGATCAATTATTTTACTTGTGACAAGCTTGCAGCAAGTCTAAATGCACATAATCTCTAGCTAAAATAATCACACTATGCAAAATCCAACACATGAAacaacacttaaaactattcaaGCAGAGCATGCTTGACTTATTACCTTATAAAACATGATTCGCTGCTAAAAGTCACTTCATTACAGGACATTgatatttataagaaaatccTTAACAGGCAAAAACAATAAAGTTAGATTTAGTCTCATCTAACCCAAAAAACAATCACTAGAATTACTTATTAACCTCTCAATTCCTCTGGACAAAAATTTCCATGAAACACAAATATGACTCGAGAAGAACACATTGAAAATTGGCAACACTTAAAGACCTAACAACTAACTGCTATACCAAAACAGATGATAGAAATAACTGAATTAGCTACTAAACAACACCCTAAGATACCAATTATTCAATAGAAATTAGATCATGCTATATTGAGTTCAGAGCTTATTCATGACTTTGCTACTAGATAATTAATAGAGCTAAATTGGCTTCTAAATCATAATTAACTACTAGGAATGAAAGGATTAAAAGACCAAATTATAATGAACTACTAGAAAAAGGAAGGACCAAACTACCAAAATGTTCTGAATCCCCTCTATCTTCTACTACTCATTGCTTTTCTTAGCCACATTTGTATCGGAAGGCAAATGCATGTTCTAGTACAGTTGTGTAGGCA
This genomic interval carries:
- the LOC133922067 gene encoding probable BOI-related E3 ubiquitin-protein ligase 2, coding for MAVRAQYYAAHAFPHDSRAIRPALDTVFLNEPAGGHLLAAMPQVVGGNTVFRDPPSDLTCNNNNHDSCCFVPRKRARVGDASACLILEGHGALLPPPVPMPQVFAPPGGVQSRVLCSGAASTSGRPASAAPVSQGLLLHLYRHSVEIDAFIRIENERLRAGLEEARRRHIRAVVSAVEHATARRLRDAESELERALLRNAELEEKLRQMSAEGQAWQGVAKSHEAVAAGLRATLDKLLQSPCAGEGASARAEGDGDAEDAQSCCFEQDGDEASVERVRTRACKSCGEADACVLLLPCRHLCLCGECEAAVDACPVCAASKNGSLHLLLA